One Diospyros lotus cultivar Yz01 chromosome 1, ASM1463336v1, whole genome shotgun sequence genomic window carries:
- the LOC127795914 gene encoding probable membrane-associated kinase regulator 6 isoform X1, whose protein sequence is METSQPLSIESFSYSWLVNLKPSFESADDSLRASLDASDEASFIEMDPKLPASKRFFRGSHDFNFDFPVSESPLTLVHADELISNGFLMPLFIKPLKIEAYAAPDSSPTTPVSSSATTNAHLASKIRCSSLRRCRRLSKQVFQKYLEFIRPLCQKLRGRRSGSRTDDAGTRMQEVNNWIYSPAISPRTSVGYSVDYWRRSCDSESSIYEAVLHCKRSIGK, encoded by the exons ATGGAGACTTCTCAGCCTCTTTCCATCGAGAGTTTCTCATACAGTTGGTTAGTGAACCTCAAGCCATCTTTTGAAAGTGCTGATGATTCACTGAGGGCCTCCCTTGATGCATCCGATGAAGCTTCCTTCATCGAGATGGATCCGAAATTACCAGCCTCAAAGAGATTCTTCAGAGGTTCACATGACTTCAACTTTGATTTTCCTGTGTCAGAGTCCCCCCTCACTCTTGTTCATGCAGATGAGCTCATCTCCAATGGCTTCCTCATGCCACTCTTCATCAAGCCACTGAAGATTGAAGCATATGCTGCACCGGACTCCAGTCCAACAACACCGGTCTCTTCCTCTGCAACAACAAATGCTCACTTGGCCTCTAAGATTCGCTGTTCATCATTAAGAAGGTGTCGAAGATTATCAAAGCAAGTCTTTCAGAAGTACTTGGAATTCATCAGGCCACTTTGTCAAAAGCTACGAGGGAGGAGATCTGGCTCCAGAACTGATGATGCTGGTACAAGAATGCAGGAAGTGAACAACTGGATATATTCCCCTGCAATATCTCCACGAACAAGTGTCGGTTACTCTGTTGATTATTGGCGCAGGTCTTGTGATTCTGAGAGCTCAATATATGAGGCCGTTCTCCACTGCAAAAGATCCATTG GTAAATAG
- the LOC127795914 gene encoding probable membrane-associated kinase regulator 6 isoform X2, with amino-acid sequence METSQPLSIESFSYSWLVNLKPSFESADDSLRASLDASDEASFIEMDPKLPASKRFFRDELISNGFLMPLFIKPLKIEAYAAPDSSPTTPVSSSATTNAHLASKIRCSSLRRCRRLSKQVFQKYLEFIRPLCQKLRGRRSGSRTDDAGTRMQEVNNWIYSPAISPRTSVGYSVDYWRRSCDSESSIYEAVLHCKRSIGTPNSFRFSP; translated from the exons ATGGAGACTTCTCAGCCTCTTTCCATCGAGAGTTTCTCATACAGTTGGTTAGTGAACCTCAAGCCATCTTTTGAAAGTGCTGATGATTCACTGAGGGCCTCCCTTGATGCATCCGATGAAGCTTCCTTCATCGAGATGGATCCGAAATTACCAGCCTCAAAGAGATTCTTCAGAG ATGAGCTCATCTCCAATGGCTTCCTCATGCCACTCTTCATCAAGCCACTGAAGATTGAAGCATATGCTGCACCGGACTCCAGTCCAACAACACCGGTCTCTTCCTCTGCAACAACAAATGCTCACTTGGCCTCTAAGATTCGCTGTTCATCATTAAGAAGGTGTCGAAGATTATCAAAGCAAGTCTTTCAGAAGTACTTGGAATTCATCAGGCCACTTTGTCAAAAGCTACGAGGGAGGAGATCTGGCTCCAGAACTGATGATGCTGGTACAAGAATGCAGGAAGTGAACAACTGGATATATTCCCCTGCAATATCTCCACGAACAAGTGTCGGTTACTCTGTTGATTATTGGCGCAGGTCTTGTGATTCTGAGAGCTCAATATATGAGGCCGTTCTCCACTGCAAAAGATCCATTGGTACGCCAAATTCCTTCCGGTTTTCGCCATGA
- the LOC127797455 gene encoding LOW QUALITY PROTEIN: S-type anion channel SLAH2-like (The sequence of the model RefSeq protein was modified relative to this genomic sequence to represent the inferred CDS: inserted 1 base in 1 codon): MESSEHLGFSKHDSPELLPPLIKFISANEVAGFDNVREDKHLDNQYQKNGSRSSNPPATVTDIAAQNQSSNSWSQIMHSVSISMPSSPMEVQLQGSRKVFFKDCNGTTLANDIPNASPPSTDAGTKQAKFHSQPIPSGLAFDNAVATGKFPIHAEPPPKNPRIDRLRDRQFDSFKTWSGKLERQLSNLRGKPRETEPEENTPNLEVETLPVDRFFEALEGPELDTLRASEEILLPEDKQWPFLLRYPISSFGICLGISSQAIMWKTLAISDSTKFLHVNLDVNLTLWCISVALVATVSFVYLLKLILYFEAVRREYYHPVRVNFFFAPWIALLFLALGVPPSVAGQLHKSLWYILMTPIFCLEIKIYGQWMSGGQRRLSKVANPSNHLSIVGNFVGALLGASMGLKEGPIFFFAVGLAHYIVLFVTLYQRLPTNETLPKELHPVFFLFVAAPSVASMAWAKIQGSFGYGSRIAYFIALFLYLSLAVRVNFFRGFRFSLAWWAYTFPMTGAAIATIKYANEVPNVLTKTLSIALSVIATLTVTSLLVATVLHAFVLRDLFPNDISIAISDRKPKTTRKWFHRRAGSSENDIENYLKFSDTESXDIEAAVEPAADVKENHSPGGLELVP; encoded by the exons ATGGAAAGCAGTGAACATCTGGGTTTCTCAAAGCACGATTCTCCTGAGTTACTTCCACCACTCATCAAATTTATCTCTGCAAATGAAGTTGCTGGCTTTGACAATGTCAGAGAGGATAAACATTTAGATAATCAGTATCAGAAAAATGGTTCCCGCTCTTCCAATCCCCCGGCCACA GTAACCGATATAGCTGCCCAAAACCAGAGTAGTAATTCGTGGTCACAGATAATGCATTCTGTTTCTATCAGCATGCCCTCTTCCCCTATGGAAGTTCAATTACAGGGCTCTAGAAAAGTATTCTTCAAAGATTGCAACGGAACCACTCTCGCCAATGATATTCCAAATGCTTCTCCTCCATCCACTGATGCTGGGACTAAACAGGCAAAATTCCATTCTCAACCAATTCCATCAGGTCTTGCATTTGATAATGCAGTTGCAACTGGAAAATTTCCCATCCATGCTGAGCCTCCACCAAAGAATCCAAGGATTGACAGGTTGAGGGATAGGCAGTTTGATTCTTTCAAAACATGGTCTGGCAAGCTTGAGAGGCAGTTGTCAAATTTACGTGGAAAGCCACGGGAAACTGAGCCAGAGGAAAACACTCCAAATTTAGAGGTGGAGACATTACCTGTGGATCGATTCTTCGAGGCCCTGGAAGGACCAGAGTTGGATACCCTCAGG GCTTCAGAGGAAATATTGCTTCCAGAGGACAAGCAATGGCCATTTCTTCTTCGCTATCCTATTTCTTCTTTTGGTATTTGCCTCGGGATTAGCAGCCAAGCCATTATGTGGAAGACCTTGGCAATTTCTGATTCTACAAAATTCCTCCACGTAAACCTGGATGTAAATCTCACCCTATGGTGCATCTCTGTTGCTCTTGTTGCCACGGTTTCTTTCGTCTACTTGCTCAAACTGATACTGTACTTTGAAGCAGTTCGTCGTGAATACTATCACCCTGTCCGCGTCAACTTCTTCTTTGCCCCATGGATTGCCTTGTTGTTCTTAGCTCTTGGAGTTCCACCATCAGTTGCTGGACAGCTACATAAATCTCTCTGGTACATTCTTATGACACCAATTTTCTGTCTAGAGATTAAGATTTATGGACAGTGGATGTCAGGAGGACAAAGGAGGCTTTCGAAGGTGGCCAATCCTTCGAACCATCTCTCTATTGTTGGGAACTTTGTGGGGGCTCTACTGGGTGCATCAATGGGTCTAAAAGAAGGTCCAATATTCTTCTTTGCTGTTGGATTGGCTCATTACATAGTCTTATTTGTGACGCTGTACCAGAGACTCCCAACAAACGAAACCCTCCCGAAGGAACTCCATCCAGTTTTCTTTCTGTTTGTTGCAGCACCCAGTGTTGCTTCTATGGCTTGGGCAAAGATTCAGGGCTCCTTTGGTTATGGATCGCGAATTGCTTACTTTATTGCCTTGTTCCTATATCTCTCACTG GCTGTTCGAGTTAATTTCTTTCGAGGTTTCAG ATTCTCATTGGCATGGTGGGCTTACACTTTCCCCATGACCGGGGCTGCCATTGCAACCATCAAGTATGCCAACGAGGTCCCGAACGTATTAACCAAAACGCTATCCATCGCGCTCTCTGTCATCGCCACGCTCACCGTGACATCGCTTCTCGTGGCAACCGTTCTCCATGCCTTCGTGCTACGAGACCTCTTCCCCAATGACATTTCCATTGCCATCAGCGACAGGAAGCCGAAAACCACCCGGAAATGGTTCCACAGGAGAGCCGGCAGCTCAGAGAATGATATCGAAAACTACCTTAAATTTTCTGACACGGAGA AGGATATAGAGGCTGCTGTCGAACCAGCAGCAGATGTCAAGGAAAATCACTCTCCCGGCGGTTTGGAATTGGTACCTTAG